Proteins encoded within one genomic window of Halocatena marina:
- the nadC gene encoding carboxylating nicotinate-nucleotide diphosphorylase — protein MLIDRSQIEAWLREDLGHHDVTNQVPGETTGRLVAKEAGVSAGLEAASAVFAYLDPDIEIEFRVAEGDRIESGTVVLTVDGAAREVLRGERCAVNIVAHASGIATRTRAAVDAAREVSDTVEIACTRKTTPGLRGLEKRAVVAGGGDTHRLDLSHMVMVKDNHIAELGMERAIERLSERASFATKIEVEVETPEDGARAADSGADIVLFDNMSPRDVEHGVTMLPDAVLSETSGGITIADVPDYATTGVDVISMGSLTHSAPALDYSFQTG, from the coding sequence TGGCTGAGGGAGGACCTCGGCCATCACGATGTCACCAATCAGGTGCCAGGGGAGACGACCGGTCGTCTCGTTGCGAAGGAGGCGGGGGTTAGTGCTGGACTCGAAGCCGCGAGTGCCGTGTTTGCGTATCTCGATCCAGACATCGAAATCGAATTCCGAGTGGCGGAGGGCGATCGTATCGAGAGCGGGACAGTCGTGCTAACGGTGGATGGGGCGGCCCGCGAGGTACTTCGGGGCGAGCGCTGCGCTGTCAATATCGTCGCCCACGCATCGGGGATCGCAACGCGCACTCGAGCGGCAGTCGATGCCGCCCGCGAAGTGAGCGACACAGTCGAAATAGCCTGCACCCGGAAGACGACGCCTGGGCTGCGTGGCCTCGAAAAGCGCGCTGTCGTCGCCGGCGGCGGCGACACCCATCGACTCGATCTCTCGCACATGGTGATGGTAAAGGACAATCACATCGCCGAACTGGGGATGGAACGAGCCATCGAACGCCTGAGCGAACGAGCGTCGTTTGCGACAAAGATCGAGGTGGAAGTCGAAACGCCCGAGGACGGCGCGCGAGCGGCCGATTCAGGAGCAGACATCGTACTGTTCGACAATATGTCACCACGAGACGTAGAACACGGCGTCACGATGCTTCCTGATGCCGTTCTCAGCGAAACGAGTGGTGGTATCACCATTGCGGACGTTCCCGACTACGCGACAACCGGTGTCGATGTTATCTCCATGGGATCGCTCACGCACAGCGCACCGGCGCTCGATTACTCGTTCCAAACGGGATAA